The following are from one region of the Stanieria sp. NIES-3757 genome:
- a CDS encoding 4-vinyl reductase 4VR, with translation MITIADLIQDSSFKGNYFAPDAYIQGDVEFGLLENRQGARLIALPEVMLQGIYQGIEQELGPATGIVLFNCGSWWGKNFYRRFAEEVSEYYGKPLAQMEMIEFLQCLKQCWQTHGWGTIDLDMDYYQQGFLIVKVINSAFAQMKLSGNRPICFVEAGILSAFFSQLTGQNLHCIQTSCESLGAECNHFILGLAKRLKPVEAWIEEQQDHSTILTRLCNNQVPIQD, from the coding sequence ATGATTACAATTGCCGATCTTATTCAAGATAGTTCTTTCAAGGGAAACTATTTTGCCCCGGATGCTTATATTCAGGGTGACGTAGAATTTGGCTTACTTGAAAATCGTCAAGGAGCGCGTTTAATTGCTTTACCAGAAGTAATGTTGCAAGGGATTTACCAAGGCATAGAGCAAGAATTAGGACCAGCTACAGGGATAGTTTTATTTAATTGTGGTTCTTGGTGGGGTAAAAATTTTTATCGTCGTTTTGCTGAAGAAGTTAGCGAATATTATGGCAAACCTTTGGCTCAAATGGAAATGATTGAATTTTTACAATGCTTAAAGCAATGCTGGCAAACTCATGGCTGGGGAACAATCGATCTTGACATGGACTATTATCAACAGGGATTTTTAATTGTTAAAGTTATTAATTCAGCTTTTGCTCAAATGAAGCTTTCTGGTAATCGACCGATTTGTTTTGTTGAAGCAGGTATTTTAAGTGCTTTTTTTAGTCAATTAACTGGACAAAATTTACACTGCATCCAAACTTCTTGCGAATCTTTGGGAGCAGAGTGTAATCATTTTATTTTAGGTTTAGCTAAACGGCTTAAGCCCGTAGAAGCTTGGATAGAAGAACAACAAGACCATAGCACCATTCTTACTCGTCTCTGTAATAACCAAGTTCCTATTCAAGATTGA
- a CDS encoding binding-protein-dependent transport systems inner membrane component, translating to MIVKHTRISTTPQFNGWTIVVLVVAIIIAMPIIFVFSSVFTNSEGVWTHLTQTVLKDYILNSLWLMLGVGAGVLVIGVGTAWLVTMCRFWGSSWFEWLLLLPLAAPAYLLAYAYTYMLDFFGPVQTGLRDLFGWTSVQDYWFPNVRSLWGAIVMLTLVLYPYVYLLARVAFLEQSVCTLEASRSLGCNPWRSFFTVALPLARPSIMAGLALALMETLNDFGTVEYFGVSTFTTGIYRTWLGMGERAAAAKLAAFLMLFVLILIVLERWSRSQARYYQTASATQQLPRYQLGWLRGSLAWLSCLLPVALGFIIPASYLLQLTISNFEDTFDNDFWTLTNHSFILAIISAVLATLISLIMAYGQRLQPNLIMRSAVRIGAIGYAIPGSVIAVGTLIPVGQFDNAFDSWMKATFGISTGLLLSGTIATLIFAYLVRFLAVAFGSIESSLNKITPNLDDASRSLGYGATGTLLKVHTPLMWGGLLTSTMLVFVDVMKELPATLVIRPFNFDTLAIRVYQYASDERLVEASAPALAIVLVGIMPVIFLSFRIAKFRANF from the coding sequence ATGATCGTCAAACATACTCGTATCTCTACAACTCCTCAATTTAACGGTTGGACAATCGTAGTTTTGGTGGTGGCTATCATCATTGCCATGCCAATAATTTTTGTTTTTAGCAGCGTCTTTACTAATTCTGAAGGTGTGTGGACTCATTTAACTCAAACTGTTTTAAAAGACTATATTCTTAATTCTTTATGGTTAATGTTAGGAGTTGGTGCAGGGGTTTTAGTTATTGGAGTAGGAACAGCTTGGTTAGTTACTATGTGTCGCTTTTGGGGTAGTAGTTGGTTTGAATGGTTATTACTGCTTCCTCTGGCTGCACCAGCCTACTTGTTGGCTTATGCTTACACCTATATGTTGGATTTTTTTGGTCCGGTCCAAACTGGACTCAGAGATTTATTTGGCTGGACTAGTGTTCAAGATTATTGGTTTCCCAATGTTCGTTCTCTTTGGGGTGCGATTGTCATGCTAACTTTAGTGCTTTATCCCTATGTTTATTTACTTGCTAGAGTTGCATTTTTAGAACAATCAGTTTGTACCTTAGAAGCCAGTCGTTCTCTTGGTTGTAATCCCTGGCGTAGCTTTTTTACAGTAGCTTTACCGTTAGCTAGACCATCAATTATGGCAGGTTTAGCCTTAGCTTTGATGGAAACCCTTAATGATTTTGGGACAGTTGAATATTTCGGCGTTAGTACCTTTACTACAGGCATCTATCGTACCTGGTTGGGTATGGGAGAAAGAGCAGCAGCAGCCAAATTAGCTGCTTTTTTAATGTTATTTGTGCTAATTTTAATTGTTTTAGAAAGATGGTCGCGTTCTCAAGCACGCTATTATCAAACCGCTAGTGCTACACAGCAATTACCACGATATCAATTAGGTTGGCTTCGAGGCAGTTTAGCTTGGCTTAGTTGTTTATTACCAGTTGCTTTAGGATTTATCATTCCAGCAAGTTACTTACTACAACTGACCATTAGTAATTTTGAAGATACTTTTGACAATGATTTTTGGACTTTAACTAATCATAGTTTTATTTTGGCAATTATTAGTGCGGTCTTAGCTACACTTATTTCTCTCATTATGGCTTACGGACAGAGATTACAACCCAATTTAATTATGCGTAGTGCAGTGAGAATTGGTGCAATCGGTTATGCTATTCCTGGTTCAGTAATTGCTGTCGGAACTTTAATTCCTGTTGGTCAGTTTGACAATGCTTTCGATAGTTGGATGAAAGCTACTTTTGGTATTTCTACTGGCTTATTGTTATCAGGAACTATTGCTACTTTAATTTTTGCTTATTTAGTGCGTTTTTTAGCAGTTGCTTTTGGTTCGATTGAATCAAGCTTAAATAAAATTACACCTAATCTAGATGATGCGTCTCGTAGTCTTGGTTATGGAGCAACTGGCACTTTACTCAAAGTTCATACACCTTTAATGTGGGGAGGATTATTAACTTCAACCATGTTAGTCTTTGTTGACGTGATGAAGGAGTTACCAGCAACTTTAGTTATTCGTCCGTTTAACTTTGATACTTTAGCTATTCGAGTATATCAATACGCTTCTGATGAAAGATTAGTCGAAGCTTCTGCACCTGCCTTAGCAATTGTTTTAGTAGGAATCATGCCTGTGATCTTTTTAAGTTTCCGAATTGCTAAATTTCGTGCCAATTTTTAA
- a CDS encoding Fe-S cluster-binding protein, possible ferredoxin, which produces MAKVIKLDPIGQETSVKTNDNLLSGLLKNELNVLHECNGRGMCSTCHVYIKEGMDSLSPINRREQRTLGAITTCQVNSRLACQARVLGEGVIIELPTGMYVSQFDDLETLIGRRAEQNILHPISGKVLVEQGKLITRSMITQLQDTKVKASEYLANTQEV; this is translated from the coding sequence GTGGCTAAAGTCATTAAACTCGACCCTATTGGGCAAGAAACTTCAGTTAAAACTAATGATAATCTTCTCTCAGGATTATTAAAAAACGAACTTAATGTTCTTCATGAATGTAACGGTCGTGGTATGTGTTCTACTTGCCACGTTTACATCAAAGAAGGAATGGACAGTCTTTCTCCAATCAATCGTCGCGAACAAAGAACTTTAGGAGCTATTACTACCTGTCAAGTTAATTCTCGTCTAGCCTGTCAAGCTAGGGTTTTAGGAGAGGGAGTAATAATCGAGTTACCTACGGGGATGTACGTCAGCCAATTCGATGATTTGGAAACTTTAATTGGTCGTCGAGCCGAGCAAAATATCTTACACCCTATTTCAGGTAAAGTTTTGGTTGAACAAGGTAAGTTAATTACTCGTTCGATGATTACTCAATTACAGGATACCAAGGTGAAAGCCAGCGAATATCTTGCTAATACTCAAGAGGTTTAA
- a CDS encoding pentapeptide repeat protein: protein MNNLTTFKAQYQQGEKNFANINLRQADLRGINLSQINLQGCDLTQANLTNVCLDEANLDNANLTEAILDQASLIKTSLNKANLTKASLIKTKLVRASLNEAILSQANLTNAFLTISYFNKALFTGASLKQTSINGALLLEADLTDADLLGANVRNTKFDSAYYNINTLFDADFDPIKFGMQKILAETEITISLLTKTFNSLYQISQHYLGNQMATRYWQSSRPDFDWLKQFHIDSLGQISFLGGENQVVSQENLKYYKIWLDSFIKSCSHILQDFSEIITRKQLIDVQLEVFLNKNL, encoded by the coding sequence ATGAATAATTTAACTACATTTAAAGCACAATATCAACAAGGAGAAAAAAATTTTGCCAACATCAATCTTAGACAAGCAGATTTAAGGGGAATCAATCTTAGCCAGATTAATCTTCAAGGTTGCGATCTTACCCAAGCTAATTTAACCAATGTTTGTTTAGATGAGGCAAATTTAGATAATGCGAACCTTACTGAAGCAATTTTAGATCAAGCTTCTTTAATTAAAACAAGTTTAAATAAAGCAAATCTCACTAAAGCTTCTTTAATTAAAACAAAATTAGTTCGAGCATCTTTAAATGAGGCGATTTTAAGTCAAGCTAATCTTACTAATGCTTTTTTAACAATATCCTATTTCAACAAAGCTTTATTCACTGGAGCTTCACTAAAGCAAACTTCAATTAATGGAGCTTTACTCCTCGAAGCAGATCTTACTGATGCCGATTTACTTGGAGCTAATGTTCGTAATACTAAGTTTGATTCTGCTTATTACAACATCAATACATTATTTGATGCTGATTTCGATCCCATCAAGTTTGGCATGCAAAAAATTTTAGCAGAAACAGAAATTACAATTAGTTTATTGACTAAAACTTTTAATTCTTTATATCAAATTAGCCAACATTATTTAGGCAATCAAATGGCAACTAGATATTGGCAATCATCTCGTCCTGATTTTGATTGGTTAAAACAATTTCACATTGACAGTTTGGGTCAAATTAGTTTTCTGGGTGGAGAAAATCAAGTAGTTAGTCAAGAAAATCTTAAGTATTATAAAATATGGCTTGATTCTTTTATCAAATCTTGTTCACACATCCTTCAAGACTTTTCAGAAATTATTACCAGAAAACAGCTTATTGACGTTCAACTCGAAGTATTTTTAAATAAAAATTTATAA
- a CDS encoding protein-export membrane protein SecF yields MNKLNVTKTRGLWWTISSLAILGSIIAMIISYTQLNAPLRPGLDFIGGTRLQVERDCSVAGNCDRPIEVTQVREVLDAQGLTGSSIQLLGDNKQILSVRTQNLDVNARTELQQALSSKIGQFDPKTIQIDSVGPTIGQELFSSGLLALIVSFFGIIVYLSVRFQFDYAFFAIVALFHDVVVTCGVFAVLGLVAGVEVDSLFLVSLLTIVGFSVNDTVVIYDRIRETMTINPNDSIDQIVDDAVNQTLARSINTSLTTVLPLVAIFLFGGATLKYFALALIIGFIAGAYSSIFVASTLLGWWRNSKKNELTAIANSSTSD; encoded by the coding sequence ATGAATAAACTAAATGTCACTAAAACCCGTGGTTTGTGGTGGACTATTTCTAGCCTTGCCATCCTAGGCAGTATCATTGCAATGATCATTAGTTATACTCAACTTAATGCACCATTAAGACCAGGGTTAGACTTTATTGGCGGTACTCGCTTACAGGTAGAAAGAGACTGTTCTGTAGCAGGAAATTGCGATCGCCCGATTGAAGTTACTCAAGTTAGAGAAGTTTTAGATGCTCAAGGTTTGACTGGTAGTAGTATTCAGTTACTAGGCGATAACAAACAAATCTTATCAGTTCGGACGCAAAACCTCGATGTTAATGCCAGAACCGAACTCCAACAAGCTCTCAGCAGTAAAATTGGTCAATTTGACCCTAAAACAATTCAAATTGATTCGGTTGGACCAACAATTGGTCAGGAATTATTCTCCTCAGGATTACTCGCTTTAATTGTTTCCTTTTTTGGCATTATCGTTTATCTGAGCGTTCGCTTTCAGTTTGACTATGCTTTTTTTGCCATTGTGGCTCTTTTTCACGACGTTGTCGTAACTTGCGGAGTTTTTGCTGTTTTAGGTTTAGTTGCAGGAGTGGAAGTAGACAGTTTATTTTTAGTATCTTTACTGACTATTGTGGGATTTTCCGTTAACGATACAGTCGTTATTTACGACCGCATCCGTGAAACAATGACGATTAATCCCAATGACTCAATCGATCAAATTGTCGATGATGCCGTTAATCAAACTTTAGCTCGCTCGATCAACACTAGTTTAACTACTGTTTTACCTTTAGTAGCAATTTTTCTCTTTGGCGGGGCTACTTTAAAATATTTTGCTTTAGCTTTAATTATTGGTTTTATTGCAGGTGCCTATTCTAGTATTTTTGTTGCTAGTACTCTACTAGGTTGGTGGCGCAACAGTAAAAAAAACGAGTTAACCGCGATCGCTAATAGTTCTACTTCCGACTAG
- a CDS encoding transposase IS4 family protein produces the protein MLRKSYNTRMDKKLLELYSDYIISSFGQITATGLSRVLEGSISHDKITRFLSAKDLESRELWKLVKPVVREYEQEDGVLIVDDTIEKKPHTQENELVCWHHDHQENRSVKGINIINYVYSVEDISLPIGFDVVKKSIKFCEVKTKKEKRKATATKNELTRNQLKICSQNQLKYRYVLADSWFSSKENMAFICQDLDKHLIMALKSNRTVALSEENKKQGCFTRIDELNWSEQISVRGWLKGLDFPVLIYRQVFKNQDGSTGILYLACSDLNCNVPQIEAIYQKRWNVEVFHKTLKSNTGLAKSPTKCLRTQGNHIFMSIYAAFQLECLKLKHKMNHFALRSTIYVKALQQAMCELHLLKSA, from the coding sequence ATGTTACGCAAAAGCTATAATACTCGAATGGACAAAAAGCTTTTGGAACTATACAGCGATTATATTATCAGCTCGTTTGGACAGATAACAGCGACAGGATTATCAAGAGTATTAGAAGGAAGTATCAGTCACGATAAAATAACTCGTTTCCTGTCGGCTAAAGACTTAGAGTCACGAGAGCTGTGGAAGTTAGTGAAACCAGTGGTCAGGGAGTATGAACAAGAAGATGGTGTGTTGATTGTGGATGACACCATAGAGAAAAAACCTCATACCCAAGAGAATGAGTTAGTGTGCTGGCATCATGACCATCAAGAAAACCGTTCTGTCAAGGGAATTAACATCATCAACTATGTTTATAGTGTCGAAGACATAAGCCTACCAATTGGGTTTGATGTCGTCAAAAAGTCCATAAAATTTTGTGAGGTAAAAACAAAGAAGGAAAAACGAAAAGCAACAGCAACAAAAAATGAATTAACACGAAATCAATTAAAAATTTGCTCCCAGAATCAACTCAAATACAGGTATGTGCTAGCTGATAGTTGGTTTTCCTCGAAGGAAAATATGGCTTTTATCTGTCAGGATTTAGATAAGCACTTGATCATGGCTCTCAAAAGCAATCGTACCGTAGCCTTGAGTGAAGAAAACAAAAAACAGGGTTGTTTTACCAGAATTGATGAACTCAACTGGTCAGAACAGATCTCAGTCAGAGGATGGCTTAAAGGACTGGACTTTCCTGTTCTCATCTATCGTCAAGTCTTTAAAAACCAAGATGGCAGTACTGGTATTTTGTATTTGGCTTGTAGTGATTTAAACTGTAATGTCCCTCAAATAGAAGCAATCTACCAAAAACGGTGGAACGTGGAAGTCTTTCATAAAACGCTCAAGTCTAATACTGGTTTAGCTAAGTCCCCAACTAAATGTCTTCGTACTCAAGGAAACCATATCTTTATGTCTATCTATGCTGCATTTCAATTAGAGTGTCTGAAATTGAAACACAAGATGAACCATTTTGCTTTGCGCAGTACTATTTATGTCAAAGCTTTGCAACAAGCTATGTGTGAATTACATTTACTCAAGAGTGCGTAA
- a CDS encoding protein-export membrane protein SecD: MQKQRAYLVLIVVLVAAAIAVLITLPFQLGLDLRGGAQLTIQVKPTEQVKEIQSDDLSAVEKVITNRINALGVSEPIVQTVGNDKILVQLPGVTDPEQAERVLGGTAQLEFREQIQGTEGDLAAESQVRQQLQLQLAALKATGKIAENQTQIAELQESLQKSNEAITELFKSVDLTGKNLKDARPQPTQAGNLWEVAIAFDDEGGKKFAELTKNLAGTGRSIGIFLDNELISAPVVGAEFADTGIAGGRAVITGNFTLDSANDLAIQIRGGSLPFPVEVVENRTVGATLGQDSIRRSIYAGMAGLILVLVFMAVYYRLPGIIADLALAIYTLLTLACYSLIGVTMTLPGIAGFILSIGMAVDANVLIFERTREELRAGKTLYRSVESGFYRAFSSILDSNVTTLIACIALFWLGSGLVKGFALTLAIGVGVSMFTALTCSRTFLLLTVLGFPKIRQKPELFCPNLPKSVN, encoded by the coding sequence ATGCAAAAACAGCGCGCTTATTTAGTTTTGATTGTAGTTTTGGTCGCTGCTGCGATCGCAGTTTTAATTACGCTTCCTTTTCAGTTAGGTTTAGATCTTAGAGGAGGCGCACAACTAACTATTCAGGTTAAACCAACCGAACAAGTTAAAGAAATTCAATCTGATGATCTTAGTGCAGTTGAAAAAGTTATTACCAATCGGATCAATGCCCTTGGTGTTTCTGAACCCATTGTGCAAACGGTCGGTAATGATAAAATTTTAGTCCAACTTCCAGGTGTAACTGACCCCGAACAAGCAGAACGGGTTTTGGGTGGTACTGCACAATTAGAATTTCGCGAGCAAATTCAGGGAACTGAAGGCGATTTAGCAGCAGAATCGCAAGTTCGACAGCAATTACAGTTACAATTAGCAGCTTTAAAAGCAACAGGTAAAATTGCTGAAAATCAAACCCAAATAGCTGAGCTTCAAGAATCTTTACAAAAATCTAATGAAGCGATCACAGAATTATTTAAATCAGTTGATTTAACTGGTAAAAATCTTAAAGATGCTCGTCCTCAACCAACTCAGGCAGGTAATCTTTGGGAAGTTGCGATCGCATTTGATGATGAAGGGGGCAAAAAATTTGCTGAATTAACCAAAAATTTAGCAGGAACTGGACGTAGTATTGGAATTTTCCTTGACAATGAGTTAATTAGTGCGCCTGTAGTAGGAGCAGAATTTGCTGATACAGGGATTGCTGGTGGTAGAGCGGTTATTACAGGCAATTTTACCTTAGATAGTGCCAACGACTTAGCCATTCAAATTCGAGGTGGTTCTTTACCTTTTCCTGTTGAAGTAGTTGAAAACCGTACCGTTGGAGCAACTTTAGGACAAGATAGTATCCGTCGCAGTATCTATGCTGGGATGGCTGGTTTGATTTTGGTTTTGGTATTTATGGCAGTTTATTATCGTTTACCAGGAATAATTGCCGACCTAGCTTTAGCTATTTACACTTTACTGACTTTAGCTTGCTATTCTCTGATCGGAGTTACTATGACTCTACCTGGAATTGCTGGTTTCATCCTTAGTATTGGTATGGCAGTAGATGCCAATGTTTTAATTTTTGAAAGAACTAGAGAAGAATTACGCGCAGGAAAAACTCTCTATCGTTCCGTAGAATCTGGCTTTTATCGGGCTTTTTCCAGTATTTTGGATAGTAACGTCACGACTTTGATTGCTTGTATTGCCTTATTTTGGCTTGGTTCGGGATTGGTCAAAGGATTTGCACTCACTTTAGCTATTGGAGTAGGAGTAAGTATGTTTACCGCTCTTACTTGTAGTCGGACATTTTTACTATTGACTGTATTAGGATTTCCTAAAATCAGACAAAAACCCGAATTATTCTGCCCCAATCTTCCTAAATCAGTAAATTAA
- a CDS encoding hypothetical protein (protein of unknown function UPF0182): protein MPKLLSERIFRLAVIIIGAWLLIDLTAHVVTEILWFQEVNYLSVLLKRWGWQLLLWVVACGISIGFLLSNWFIANRLAWRWLPQHENNSLGVAYLPERENKPDLKSQNQKFFLTLKLPLLFILVFVTSIAIAFLVVYYSTIAFHAWHYNYNLPKIIPTLPSLFTWLSVVKIFTAIKQPQYLEQSIIIIFLALLLIFKPKLFLLVLSVIISLSFSSILSGNWTVFLQYFNSSLFNNFDPQFGNDISFYIFTFPVWKLINLWLLGLFGFAILSCFLFYLLSGNSLSEGKFNGFSTHQAWHLACLLSGLFLIVALRHWLNRYDLLYSERGVIYGANFTDITIQLPLETILTVTAIVVGIWLSLQVLISYRPKKYQVKLGKKRIISWWLIFIYLLILVVGNLTGLIVQRLVVEPNELAKESKFIQRSIAMTRTAFGLDKIDDQIFIPQDQLTATDIQKNELTIDNIRLWDTRPILQTNRQLQQIRLYYKFFDADIDRYTLGETENNKQQVIIAPRELDYSAVPQRAQTWVNKHLIYTHGYGFTLSPVNQVDQGGLPFYFVKDIGTGTQEEGNLTVSSDLIRQNIPIGQPRIYYGELTDPYVMTPSRVREFDFPSGEENIYNTYDGNGGIRISNYLRRLLFAEYLKDWQMIFTQNFTADTKLLLRRNINRRVRTIAPFLRYDRDPYLVVADLENNQGKQEPNYLYWIIDAYTTSDRYPYSDPEDNDFNYIRNSVKVVIDAYNGDVTFYIAEPEDPIVQTWQKIFPNLFKSLEEMPVNLRRHIRYPEDLFSIQSEKLLIYHMTDAQVFYNREDQWQIPQEIYGTESQQIEPYYLIMKLPTVTKEEFILLHPYTPISRPNLIGWLAARSDGEFYGKLLLYKFPKQRLVYGPNQIEALINQDPVISQQISLWNREGSKAIQGNLLIIPIEQSLLYVEPLYIEAEQNSLPTLARVIVVYENQIVMAENLQKALEAIFNPNIDSDSTIIRPVEELPPVAPE, encoded by the coding sequence ATGCCGAAACTTCTTTCAGAACGAATATTTCGTCTTGCTGTAATCATTATAGGAGCGTGGCTATTAATCGATCTAACCGCTCATGTGGTTACGGAAATTTTGTGGTTTCAAGAAGTTAATTATTTGTCAGTGTTATTGAAACGTTGGGGATGGCAATTACTATTGTGGGTTGTTGCTTGTGGAATTTCGATTGGGTTTTTATTAAGTAATTGGTTTATTGCCAATCGTTTAGCTTGGCGATGGTTGCCTCAACATGAAAATAACTCACTAGGAGTTGCCTATCTACCTGAGAGGGAAAACAAACCCGATCTTAAATCTCAAAATCAGAAGTTTTTTTTAACGCTCAAACTGCCATTACTATTCATCTTAGTCTTCGTTACTAGCATAGCGATCGCATTTTTGGTGGTTTATTATAGTACAATTGCTTTTCATGCTTGGCATTATAACTACAATTTGCCTAAGATTATTCCTACTTTGCCTTCTTTGTTTACTTGGTTGTCTGTGGTCAAAATTTTTACGGCTATCAAACAACCACAATATCTTGAACAAAGCATTATCATTATTTTTCTTGCTTTACTATTAATTTTTAAACCCAAATTGTTTTTATTAGTCTTATCAGTAATTATTAGTCTATCTTTTAGTTCAATTTTATCAGGAAATTGGACAGTATTTTTACAATATTTCAATAGTAGCTTATTTAATAATTTCGACCCACAATTTGGCAATGATATTAGTTTTTATATTTTTACTTTTCCTGTCTGGAAGTTAATAAATCTTTGGCTATTAGGATTGTTCGGTTTTGCAATCCTTAGTTGTTTTTTATTTTATTTGTTATCAGGAAATAGTCTTTCTGAAGGTAAGTTCAATGGATTTTCGACTCACCAAGCTTGGCATTTAGCTTGTTTATTATCAGGTTTATTTTTAATCGTAGCGTTACGGCATTGGCTCAACCGCTATGATTTACTATATTCTGAAAGAGGAGTTATTTATGGAGCAAACTTCACCGATATTACAATTCAACTGCCTTTAGAAACAATTTTGACGGTGACAGCAATTGTAGTTGGAATCTGGTTATCACTGCAAGTTTTAATAAGTTATCGTCCGAAAAAATATCAAGTCAAATTAGGTAAAAAAAGAATTATCTCTTGGTGGTTAATTTTTATTTATTTATTAATTTTAGTAGTTGGTAATCTCACTGGTCTGATTGTACAGCGTTTAGTAGTTGAACCGAATGAATTAGCCAAAGAAAGCAAGTTTATTCAACGTAGTATTGCGATGACTAGAACTGCTTTTGGTCTAGATAAAATAGACGATCAAATTTTTATTCCTCAAGATCAATTAACTGCTACTGATATTCAAAAAAATGAGCTAACAATTGATAATATTCGTCTTTGGGATACCCGTCCTATTCTGCAAACTAATCGTCAACTGCAACAAATTCGACTTTATTATAAATTTTTTGATGCCGATATAGACCGATATACTCTCGGAGAAACAGAAAATAACAAGCAACAAGTCATTATTGCCCCTAGAGAATTAGACTATAGCGCAGTACCTCAAAGAGCGCAAACTTGGGTCAATAAACATTTAATTTACACCCACGGTTATGGTTTTACCCTATCTCCTGTTAACCAAGTAGATCAAGGAGGATTACCATTTTATTTTGTTAAAGATATTGGTACAGGCACTCAAGAAGAAGGAAATTTGACTGTTTCTAGTGATTTAATTCGTCAAAATATTCCCATCGGTCAACCGCGAATTTATTATGGAGAATTAACAGATCCCTACGTTATGACTCCTTCTAGAGTTAGAGAGTTTGATTTTCCTAGTGGAGAAGAAAATATTTACAATACCTATGATGGTAATGGTGGGATCAGAATTAGCAATTATCTGCGTCGATTATTATTTGCGGAATATCTCAAAGATTGGCAAATGATCTTTACCCAAAACTTCACCGCCGATACTAAATTGCTATTGCGCCGTAATATCAATCGTCGAGTCAGAACTATTGCTCCTTTCTTAAGATATGACCGAGATCCTTATTTAGTTGTAGCAGATTTAGAAAATAATCAAGGGAAACAAGAGCCTAACTATCTTTATTGGATTATAGATGCTTATACTACCAGCGATCGCTATCCTTATTCAGATCCAGAAGACAATGATTTTAACTACATTCGCAATTCAGTCAAAGTAGTAATTGATGCCTATAACGGAGACGTAACTTTTTATATTGCTGAACCTGAAGATCCAATTGTTCAGACTTGGCAAAAAATCTTCCCTAATTTATTCAAATCTCTTGAAGAAATGCCTGTTAATTTGCGTCGTCATATTCGTTATCCAGAGGATTTATTTAGTATCCAATCTGAAAAATTATTAATTTATCACATGACTGACGCTCAGGTATTTTATAACCGAGAAGATCAATGGCAAATTCCTCAAGAAATTTACGGTACAGAATCTCAACAGATAGAACCTTATTATCTAATTATGAAATTACCAACGGTGACTAAGGAAGAATTCATTTTACTTCATCCTTATACTCCGATTAGTCGTCCTAATTTAATTGGTTGGTTAGCAGCAAGATCTGATGGAGAGTTCTATGGTAAATTGTTACTCTATAAATTTCCTAAACAAAGATTAGTTTATGGTCCTAATCAAATCGAAGCTTTAATTAATCAAGATCCGGTTATTTCTCAACAAATTTCATTATGGAATCGAGAGGGTTCAAAGGCAATTCAAGGTAATTTGTTAATTATTCCTATCGAACAATCGTTACTCTATGTCGAACCTTTATATATTGAAGCGGAACAAAATAGTTTACCAACTTTAGCCAGAGTAATTGTAGTTTATGAAAATCAAATTGTGATGGCAGAAAATTTACAGAAGGCGTTAGAAGCAATTTTTAATCCTAATATTGACTCTGATTCTACAATTATTCGACCAGTAGAGGAATTACCGCCTGTTGCACCAGAATAA
- a CDS encoding hypothetical protein (conserved hypothetical protein), giving the protein MSDRWKSLSLEEFFSYANWQGVVGQQDSSPLGVQPKSFSSWQSWKVEEFFSHANWQGRALTHETSQKANGTFALTLPVEQFFRYFVWEGKPKIAAFPLLKLNENVASVSNPTMNISNLTELF; this is encoded by the coding sequence ATGAGCGATCGCTGGAAAAGTCTGAGTCTCGAAGAATTTTTTAGCTATGCCAACTGGCAAGGTGTTGTTGGGCAACAAGATTCCTCTCCTTTAGGAGTTCAACCTAAGTCTTTTTCTTCTTGGCAAAGTTGGAAAGTAGAAGAATTTTTTAGCCATGCTAATTGGCAAGGTAGAGCATTAACTCATGAAACTAGTCAGAAAGCTAATGGGACTTTTGCTCTGACTTTACCTGTAGAGCAGTTTTTTCGTTACTTTGTTTGGGAAGGAAAACCTAAAATTGCTGCTTTTCCACTGCTAAAGTTAAACGAGAACGTTGCTTCAGTTTCTAACCCAACAATGAACATTTCTAATTTGACAGAATTATTTTAA